Proteins encoded together in one Drosophila albomicans strain 15112-1751.03 chromosome 2R, ASM965048v2, whole genome shotgun sequence window:
- the LOC117573471 gene encoding aminopeptidase N-like yields MNGLLYQNVTISSLIFNPKTQLLTVPLLEPLTANENYTLYFKYTGNFRYDYSGLFKIADNHSEVLLTQLKTIYARLVFPCFDEPTFKAKFQLHLGRPSGYNAISNTKLLRTTNEGNERFVDHFDVTPIMSTYLLAFLISEYQAQGDISKFTTFTPPDYYNYTGFSYGTGVRVTDAYNELFEMPYNELGNEVLQFATAPWIDEMATENWGLIIFSEKMLVHKPGYTDYYKNKEFTCRAIGKEVAHMWFGNSVTLSWWSHYWLNEGFARYYGIIIADENCRSYHLDQQFVVDNLQRIFEKDAVAGSLPLTSPEKSVQSLADINKQTDGFIEDKGASIIRMWRNLMGGKNFKISIDSYLKQYHLKNTNPSDLFAHLRQNWPAQPEVDLDTFFSDFTEQVGYPMVIVNITQDNQKIILHQKRFLYDYEDGSDATLRYTIPITFTTNLDRIHYNLTPYTYFKKNETTVEISFENPIKWIILNQKQSNYYRVFYEQPILNQIKQLFSTIESRRIPVENKAQIIDDLFHFAHAGMIDYGDVFEFLEFLSTEIEYIPWRAAYNGMERVVRRLTPQQLPHFEKYLTNITTLVFSLRGTKSGRIEGIFTKYNREMHVKWLCKYQNVNCNNQVKFLFEGNIGKPSPDYRETFYCAVSRTTAHARLWHLYNNETDSNEKDLLLRAISCSRDYSTYFKLELFHVIPHYKWTNDLIQIYKHNPDLIGPIFSMISENIDDFVARLGKYEMIDVLSDMVDYFTTREQEEQFTIFMDRNIHRFGESAETLKETFLTTIRKNLEWAEQRLGKLGNYLAKNN; encoded by the exons ATGAATGGTCTTTTGTACCAAAACGTTACGATTTCTTCACTGATATTTAATCCGAAGACTCAACTTTTAACAGTGCCTTTATTAGAGCCATTGACTGCCAATGAGAACTACACTCTCTATTTCAAATACACAGGAAATTTTAGATACGATTATTCAGGTCTGTTTAAAATAGCTGACAATCATTCTGAGGTCTTGTTAACACAACTGAAGACCATTTATGCTCGCTTGGTTTTTCCTTGTTTCGATGAACCTACATTTAAGGCAAAGTTTCAACTTCACCTTGGTCGACCAAGTGGCTATAATGCCATCAGTAACACCAAATTGTTGAGAACGACAAATGAAGG taACGAGCGTTTTGTTGATCACTTTGATGTCACACCAATTATGTCTACATATCTATTGGCCTTTTTAATATCCGAGTATCAAGCTCAAGGCGATATCAGTAAATTTACAACTTTTACACCGCCggattattataattacacCGGATTTAGTTACGGAACTGGAGTACGCGTGACAGATGCCTACAATGAACTATTTGAAATGCCCTACAACGAACTTGGAAATGaagttttgcaatttgcgACTGCGCCTTGGATCGATGAGATGGCAACGGAGAATTGGGGCCTTATCATTTTTAG tGAAAAAATGCTTGTACATAAGCCTGGCTACACGGACTACTACAAGAACAAAGAATTCACATGTCGTGCGATCGGAAAAGAAGTTGCTCACATGTGGTTTGGTAACAGTGTTACTTTATCTTGGTGGAGTCACTATTGGCTAAACGAAGGCTTTGCTCGATATTACGGGATCATTATAGCTGATGag AACTGCCGCAGTTATCACTTGGATCAACAGTTTGTTGTGGATAATCTTCAAAGAATCTTTGAAAAAGATGCGGTAGCTGGTTCCTTGCCCCTAACCAGTCCCGAGAAGAGCGTACAATCTCTCGCTGATATCAATAAACAGACTGACGGTTTCATAGAGGATAAGGGGGCCAGTATTATTCGGATGTGGCGTAATTTAATGGGTGGCAAGAACTTTAAGATATCCATCGATTCTTACTTGAAACAATA tcatttaaaaaacacaaatccCAGCGATTTGTTCGCTCATCTGAGGCAAAACTGGCCAGCTCAGCCTGAAGTTGATTTGGATACATTCTTTTCCGACTTTACGGAGCAGGTGGGCTACCCAATGGTCATTGTGAACATCACTCAGGATAACCAAAAAATAATCCTACACCAAAAACGTTTTCTATATGATTATGAAGACGGTAGTGATGCCACCTTACGTTACACTATTCCAATTACTTTCACCACAAATCTGGATCGAATCCATTATAATTTGACACCTTACACGTACTTCAAAAAGAATGAGACTACagttgaaatttcatttgaaaatccAATTAAATGGATTATCTTAAACCAAAAGCAATCCAACTACTATCGAGTTTTCTACGAACAACCAATTCTCAaccaaattaaacaattattctCTACAATCGAAAGTCGCCGCATCCCAGTAGAGAATAAGGCGCAAATAATTGATGATCTATTTCACTTTGCACACGCTGGAATGATCGATTATGGTGATGTCTTTGAGTTTCTCGAATTCTTAAGTACAGAAATCGAATATATTCCCTGGCGCGCAGCCTACAACGGTATGGAGAGAGTTGTTCGCCGATTAACCCCGCAACAACTACCCCATTTCGAGAAATATCTTACAAATATTACAACTCTGGTATTCTCTTTACGAGGCACAAAGTCTGGAAGAATTGAAGGCATATTTACTAAGTACAATCGAGAGATGCATGTAAAATGGCTTTGCAAATACCAAAATGTCAATTGTAATAACCAagtaaaatttctttttgagGGGAATATTGGAAAACCATCTCCAGATTATCGGGAGACATTTTACTGTGCAGTTTCACGAACAACGGCTCATGCTCGTCTCTGgcatttatataataatgaaacAGATTCCAATGAGAAGGATCTTCTTTTGCGAGCTATTAGCTGCTCAAGGGACTATAGTACATATTTTAAACTCGAGTTGTTCCATGTGATACCCCATTATAAATGGACGAATGATTTGATACAAATCTATAAACATAATCCAGATTTAATTGGTCCCATATTTTCTATGATAAGTGAGAACAtcgatgat
- the LOC117573469 gene encoding aminopeptidase N-like, with product MRDLCFLVSMNLHLRQSFNFILVDQVNIMPNDSYMDHFDITPIMSTYLLAFVISEYQARGNLSEFAILSTPENYNYTEFSYNVGERVIAAYNELFQMPYKQLGNEILLFATKPWTLNNNNMENWGLIIFKEDMLIHKPGYTDSPSHKELTIRMIAHEIAHMWFGNSVTLSWWSHFWLNEGFARFYEIFMTDQIYNNKYHMEEQFVVDNLQRILEKDAVATSLPLTCPEIAIQSSYVIDNESNLFPNDKGASIIRMWRSLMGSDNFNKSINSYLKQYHLKNTNPSDLFAHLKQNWPAQPEVDLDTFFSDFTEQVGYPMVIVNITQDNQKIILHQKRFLYDYEDGSDATLRYTIPITFTTNLDQSYYNLTPYTYFKKNETTVEISFENPIEWIILNQKQSNYYRVFYDKPILTQIKQFFSTSRSRRVPATTKAQIIDDLFNFAFAGMIDYADVFEYLEYLRYEFDYVPWSAAYHGMERVVQRLTPQQLPYFEKYLTNITTGIFNELSAKSSSSDSVMDVYNRVLHVSWLCKHQNTNCNKQVELLFLGNLEKPSPDYREIFYCAVSRTDAHARLWDLYHNETDSDEKNLLSRAISCSRDYTIYFKLELFHLLRHSEQFIGLITIYQQNPDLIDAIFSMMRENIGELVDR from the exons ATGCGCGATCTGTGTTTCCTTGTTTCGATGAACCTACATTTAAGGCAAAGTTTCAACTTCATCTTGGTCGACCAAGTAAATATAATGCC aaATGACAGTTATATGGATCACTTTGATATCACGCCAATTATGTCTACATATTTATTGGCCTTTGTAATATCCGAGTACCAAGCTCGAGGCAATCTCAGTGAATTTGCTATTTTATCTACGCCTGAGAATTATAATTACACAGAGTTTAGTTACAATGTTGGTGAACGCGTGATAGCTGCCTACAACGAATTATTCCAGATGCCTTACAAACAACTAGGAAATGAAATCCTGCTCTTTGCAACTAAGCCTTGGACtctcaacaataacaacatggAGAATTGGGGCcttataatttttaa aGAAGACATGCTGATTCATAAGCCTGGTTACACTGACAGTCCCAGCCACAAAGAGCTCACTATTCGAATGATTGCACATGAAATAGCTCATATGTGGTTTGGAAATAGTGTTACCTTATCCTGGTGGAGTCATTTCTGGTTAAATGAAGGATTTGCTCGATTTTACGAGATCTTTATGACCGATCAg AtctacaacaataaatatcACATGGAAGAACAGTTTGTTGTAGATAATCTTCAGAGAATCCTCGAAAAGGATGCAGTGGCTACTTCATTGCCCTTAACTTGTCCCGAGATAGCCATACAATCTTCTTATGTAATTGACAACGAGTCCAACCTCTTCCCAAATGACAAGGGTGCTAGCATCATTCGAATGTGGCGAAGTTTAATGGGAAGCGACAACTTTAACAAATCTATCAACAGTTACCTGAAGCAATA tcatttaaaaaacacaaatcctAGCGATTTGTTCGCTCATCTCAAGCAAAACTGGCCAGCTCAGCCTGAAGTTGATTTGGATACGTTCTTTTCAGACTTCACGGAGCAGGTGGGCTACCCAATGGTCATTGTGAACATCACTCAGGATAACCAAAAAATAATCTTACACCAAAAACGTTTTCTATATGATTATGAAGACGGTAGTGATGCCACTTTACGTTATACCATTCCAATTACCTTCACAACGAATCTGGATCAAAGCTATTATAATCTGACACCTTACACTTACTTCAAAAAGAATGAGACTACAGttgaaatttcttttgaaaatcCCATTGAATGGATTATCTTAAACCAAAAGCAATCCAACTACTATCGAGTTTTCTACGATAAACCAATTCTCAcccaaattaaacaatttttctcCACATCTAGAAGCCGACGTGTCCCAGCTACGACTAAGGCACAAATCATTGATGATCTCTTTAACTTTGCATTCGCTGGAATGATCGATTATGCAGATGTCTTCGAATACTTAGAATATTTGAGATACGAATTCGATTATGTTCCCTGGAGCGCAGCTTACCACGGTATGGAGAGAGTAGTTCAGCGATTAACCCCACAACAGCTGCCTTATTTTGAGAAATACCTTACAAATATTACAACTGGGATTTTTAATGAACTATCAGCAAAATCAAGCAGCTCTGATAGCGTGATGGATGTCTATAATCGAGTCTTGCATGTATCATGGCTGTGTAAACACCAGAATACCAATTGTAATAAGCAAGTGGAACTTCTTTTTCTGGGAAATCTTGAAAAGCCATCCCCAGACTATCGAGAGATATTTTATTGTGCAGTTTCACGAACGGATGCTCACGCCCGCCTATGGGACTTATATCATAATGAAACCGATTCTGATGAGAAGAATCTTCTTTCGCGGGCTATAAGCTGTTCAAGGGactatacaatatatttcaaaCTCGAATTATTCCATTTATTACGTCATTCCGAACAGTTCATCGGTTTGATAACGATCTATCAACAAAATCCTGATTTAATTGATGCCATATTTTCTATGATGAGAGAGAACATTGGGGAACTTGTTGACAGGTAA
- the LOC117573464 gene encoding aminopeptidase N-like, with protein MPYKQLGNEVLLFATKPWTFYINNMENWGLIIFREDMLIHKPGYTDGLKNIEFTIRMIAHEIAHMWFGNSVTLSWWSHFWLNEGFARFYEIFMTDLIYSNKYHMEEQFVVDNLQRILEKDAVATSLPLTSTEIAIQSSYVIDNESNLFPNDKGASIIRMWRSLMGSDNFNKSVNSYLKQYHLKNTNPRDLFAHLKQNWPAQPEVDLDTFFSDFTEQVGYPMVIVNITQDNQKIILHQKRFLYDYEDGSDATLRYTIPITITKNLDRSYYNLTPYTYFNKNETMVEIPFKEPIDWIILNNFQTNYYRVF; from the exons ATGCCTTACAAACAGCTAGGAAATGAAGTTCTGCTCTTTGCAACTAAGCCTTGGACCTTCTACATTAACAACATGGAGAATTGGggtcttattatttttag AGAAGACATGCTGATTCATAAGCCTGGTTACACTGATGGTCTCAAGAACATAGAGTTTACAATTCGAATGATTGCACATGAAATAGCTCATATGTGGTTTGGAAATAGTGTTACCTTATCCTGGTGGAGTCATTTCTGGTTAAATGAAGGTTTTGCTCGATTTTACGAGATCTTTATGACCGATCTg ATCTACAGCAATAAATATCACATGGAAGAACAGTTTGTTGTAGATAATCTTCAGAGAATCCTTGAAAAGGATGCAGTAGCTACTTCTTTGCCCTTAACTAGTACCGAGATAGCCATACAATCTTCTTATGTAATTGACAACGAGTCCAACCTCTTCCCAAATGACAAGGGTGCTAGCATCATTCGAATGTGGCGAAGTTTAATGGGAAGCGACAACTTTAACAAATCTGTCAACAGTTACCTGAAGCAATA tcatttaaaaaacacaaatccCAGAGATTTGTTCGCTCATCTCAAGCAAAACTGGCCAGCTCAGCCTGAAGTTGATTTGGATACGTTCTTTTCAGACTTCACGGAGCAGGTGGGCTACCCAATGGTCATTGTGAACATCACCCAAGATAACCAAAAAATAATCCTACACCAAAAACGTTTTCTATATGATTATGAAGACGGTAGTGATGCCACCTTACGTTACACTATTCCAATTACCATCACGAAAAATCTGGATCGAAGCTATTATAATCTGACACCTTATACGTACTTTAATAAGAATGAGACTATGGTTGAGATCCCATTTAAAGAACCGATTGACTGGATTATCTTGAACAATTTTCAAACCAACTACTATCGAGTTTTTTAA
- the LOC127566035 gene encoding membrane alanyl aminopeptidase-like → MKGSVLRLQLLIAAILVTLIARNESDGYRLRRSVLPSFYNLTINIQASRNGGLGYSFIGEVAITLQTNQSDVYEITLHKNSLDISSCLVYNKDRILCQNVTITSLKYDQETHLLTVPLLEALTANENYTLYFKYTGYVKSRGQGVLSEFYKTDKYHSVYITQLEPVYARLVFPCFDEPAFKAKFQLRLGRPSEYNAVSNTRLIGTTKKGNNSYVDHFDVTPIMSTYQLAFVISKYQARGNRSEFAILSAPENYNYTEFSFNVAERVIDAYNKVFDMPYKNLGNEVLLFATSGWFDDNAMDNWGLIILSEKILVQKPGYTDGHTNKEITCLNIAHEIAHMWFGNSVTLSWWSHYWLNEGFARFYEIFLTHQVNVK, encoded by the exons ATGAAAGGTTCGGTTCTTCGTTTGCAGCTCCTCATAGCTGCTATATTAGTGACTCTGATAGCCAGAAACGAAAGTGATGGCTACCGTCTTAGAAGAAGTGTATTGCCATCTTTCTACAACTTAACCATCAACATACAAGCATCAAGGAATGGAGGATTGGGCTACTCATTTATCGGCGAAGTCGCGATTACTTTACAAACTAATCAAAGTGACGTTTACGAAATAACACTTCATAAGAACTCTCTTGACATATCAAGCTGTTTAGTTTATAATAAGGATCGCATCTTGTGCCAAAATGTTACAATTACTTCACTCAAGTATGACCAGGAGACACATCTGCTAACAGTACCTCTGTTAGAGGCATTGACTGCCAATGAGAACTATactctatattttaaatacactgGCTATGTAAAAAGCAGAGGGCAAGGTGTATTATCTGAATTCTACAAAACCGACAAGTATCACAGCGTTTACATAACACAATTGGAGCCCGTATATGCCCGCTTAGTATTTCCTTGTTTCGATGAACCTGCATTTAAAGCAAAGTTTCAACTTCGCCTTGGTCGGCCAAGTGAATATAATGCCGTCAGTAACACCAGATTGAtaggaacaacaaaaaaagg aaATAACAGTTATGTGGATCATTTTGATGTCACACCAATTATGTCTACATATCAATTGGCTTTTGTAATATCCAAGTACCAAGCTCGAGGCAATCGCAGTGAATTTGCCATTTTATCTGCGCCTGAGAATTATAATTACACAGAGTTCAGTTTCAATGTTGCAGAACGCGTGATAGATGCCTATAATAAAGTATTTGATATGCCCTATAAGAATCTGGGAAATGAGGTTCTGCTATTTGCGACTTCAGGTTGGTTCGATGATAATGCCATGGATAATTGGGGCCTTATTATTTTAAG TGAAAAAATTCTCGTCCAGAAGCCTGGCTACACTGACGGCCACACGAACAAAGAGATCACATGTCTGAATATTGCACATGAAATTGCTCACATGTGGTTTGGAAACAGCGTTACTTTATCTTGGTGGAGCCACTATTGGCTTAACGAAGGCTTTGCTCGCTTTTACGAGATCTTTCTAACTCATCAagtaaatgtgaaataa